In Paenibacillus hexagrammi, the following are encoded in one genomic region:
- a CDS encoding dienelactone hydrolase family protein → MWCPDLYMDHLYMNASDKMRRIEPTWNERKEKVRAKLIEVLGSFDPPPDELNAVVLEKQDMGDYSMERVVYQSDAYLQIPAYVLIPHRLEEAAPAVLAWHGHGYGSREIVGLRPDGSVDEEKQGMPQHYAVQLVKKGMVVIAPEIIGFGDRRLSSDMKKDPKKSSSCAPLASRLLMYGKTLTGLRIYEAMRSLDYLRTREEADAERIGTIGFSGGGLIASLSAALDDRIKAAVVCAFTSTFRGSLLSVNHCIDNYLPAILPYADLPELIGLIAPRALFVESGLDDPLFPAESVREAAVVLREIYESTGHKERLEVDLFPGKHEVSGRQSFDWLEKQLKGLKAGFPL, encoded by the coding sequence ATGTGGTGTCCGGATCTCTATATGGATCATTTATATATGAACGCAAGCGATAAGATGAGACGCATCGAACCAACATGGAACGAGCGAAAGGAGAAGGTGAGGGCCAAGCTGATTGAAGTATTGGGGAGTTTTGACCCGCCGCCGGATGAATTGAACGCAGTTGTACTGGAGAAGCAAGACATGGGCGATTATTCGATGGAAAGGGTCGTTTACCAATCTGACGCCTATCTCCAGATACCCGCGTATGTTCTTATTCCGCATAGGCTTGAGGAAGCAGCCCCCGCAGTACTCGCGTGGCATGGCCATGGATATGGCAGCAGAGAGATTGTCGGATTGCGGCCGGACGGAAGCGTAGACGAGGAAAAGCAGGGTATGCCTCAGCATTACGCGGTACAGTTAGTGAAAAAAGGTATGGTTGTGATCGCTCCGGAAATTATCGGCTTCGGTGATCGCAGATTATCGTCCGATATGAAAAAAGATCCGAAGAAGAGCAGCTCCTGCGCACCGCTAGCATCGCGTCTTCTTATGTATGGCAAAACGCTGACCGGATTGCGAATTTATGAAGCCATGCGCTCGCTTGATTATTTACGAACCAGAGAAGAAGCAGATGCTGAGCGGATCGGCACGATCGGATTTTCCGGGGGCGGTTTGATTGCTTCGCTTTCAGCTGCGTTGGATGACCGTATCAAGGCTGCTGTTGTCTGCGCGTTTACAAGTACGTTTAGAGGAAGCTTGTTGTCAGTCAACCACTGTATAGACAATTATTTACCCGCGATTCTTCCTTACGCAGATCTGCCTGAACTCATCGGATTGATAGCGCCGAGAGCGCTGTTCGTCGAATCAGGCTTGGATGACCCGCTTTTTCCGGCAGAATCGGTAAGAGAAGCTGCTGTTGTTCTCCGGGAAATTTATGAAAGTACAGGTCATAAGGAGAGGCTCGAAGTGGATTTGTTTCCAGGGAAGCACGAGGTGTCAGGACGTCAATCATTCGATTGGCTGGAGAAGCAATTAAAGGGACTGAAAGCAGGATTCCCCCTATAA
- a CDS encoding carbohydrate ABC transporter permease: MNAAGMLRKMFTWRTQIRFHRMSPFEIFAAVLLVVLSIFMLLPIVYIINHAFKPYQELFIYPPNIFVREPSLQNFAELLATTKTTAVPVSRYLFNSVVVTALAVFLITMTSAMCAYAISKHKFPGHKLVFSTILLTLVFVPETVEIPKYLIVSKLHIFDTYWGHVLPLVAVPTGVFLMKQFIDQLPDELLDSARMDGARELTLFLRIVIPMLMPAVATIGIIAFDSAWKDATTSTFYMQDETMKTFPFYVETLTSGMANSVARQGAAAAAALLLFLPNLIMFLVFQSKVIATMAHSGIK; the protein is encoded by the coding sequence ATGAATGCTGCAGGAATGTTACGCAAAATGTTTACGTGGCGAACACAAATAAGATTTCATCGGATGAGCCCGTTTGAAATATTTGCAGCCGTACTGCTCGTCGTATTAAGCATCTTTATGCTTCTTCCTATCGTGTACATTATTAATCATGCTTTCAAGCCATATCAAGAGCTGTTTATTTACCCGCCTAACATCTTTGTGAGAGAGCCGTCTTTGCAAAACTTCGCAGAGCTTTTGGCTACTACGAAAACCACTGCCGTCCCGGTTTCCCGTTATTTATTTAACAGTGTGGTCGTCACGGCCTTGGCCGTTTTTCTAATCACGATGACGAGCGCTATGTGCGCTTATGCAATTTCCAAGCATAAATTTCCCGGACATAAGCTAGTGTTCTCCACGATTTTATTAACGCTTGTGTTTGTGCCGGAAACCGTAGAAATCCCTAAATATTTAATTGTCAGCAAACTGCATATTTTCGATACCTACTGGGGACACGTTTTGCCGCTTGTCGCTGTGCCGACAGGGGTATTCCTGATGAAGCAGTTCATCGACCAGCTGCCGGATGAGCTTCTGGATTCCGCACGAATGGACGGTGCCAGGGAGCTTACGCTCTTCCTTCGAATCGTGATCCCCATGCTCATGCCGGCGGTAGCGACGATAGGGATAATCGCCTTCGATTCAGCCTGGAAGGATGCTACAACCTCAACGTTTTACATGCAGGACGAAACGATGAAAACATTCCCATTTTATGTGGAGACACTAACGAGCGGAATGGCGAACAGTGTGGCGAGGCAAGGCGCTGCGGCTGCGG
- a CDS encoding helix-turn-helix domain-containing protein has protein sequence MSFTQYLQNVRIQKCCELLKSTDIPIYQIANQVGYQDMKFFHALFRKKTGVTPRQYRQNFQELDETEISC, from the coding sequence TTGTCCTTTACGCAATATTTACAAAACGTACGCATACAGAAATGCTGCGAACTATTGAAGTCTACAGACATTCCCATTTATCAGATTGCGAACCAGGTCGGTTATCAGGATATGAAGTTCTTTCATGCTCTTTTCCGAAAAAAAACAGGGGTAACGCCACGACAGTATCGACAAAACTTCCAGGAATTGGATGAGACAGAAATTTCATGCTAA
- a CDS encoding sialidase family protein, protein MNRFNGVVSPSEKDALLQEAYLPAFHPNDNHAANLLELDNGDLLCVWFSGSGEGNPDTNVVMSRLPAGSSQWSEPIQLSGDPERSEQNPVLFQADNGSLWLFHTSNEPHNQRTSKIVYRVSEDQGITWGAAEVLSGGPGIFLRHPPLVLQNGDWLLPAYYCKLEGHYSVVLISSNQGATWHEYEVPGSTHRVQMNVVELQDGTLYAMFRSRQADRIYTSISHDNGKSWSVPAKSDLPNNNSSMQLITLQNGHLALIYNNSTMERDQFRWVQRKGEFRKKPLRTPLTVSISEDQGKTWPHFRNVQMADLEYKDSEIGYSYPSIIAARDGSIHLAFSYLRKGIKYVRLPEQWIKEWQ, encoded by the coding sequence ATGAACCGATTTAACGGCGTCGTTTCCCCGTCCGAAAAGGATGCTCTGCTGCAGGAAGCCTATCTTCCCGCTTTTCATCCAAACGACAACCATGCGGCTAATTTACTCGAGTTGGATAATGGGGACCTGCTTTGTGTTTGGTTTTCGGGCAGCGGGGAGGGCAATCCTGATACGAATGTCGTAATGTCCAGATTACCGGCCGGGTCCAGTCAATGGTCTGAACCGATTCAGCTATCCGGCGACCCGGAACGATCCGAGCAAAATCCAGTTTTGTTCCAAGCCGATAACGGAAGTCTTTGGCTGTTTCATACATCGAACGAACCGCATAACCAGAGAACTTCCAAGATCGTCTATCGGGTATCGGAAGATCAAGGGATTACTTGGGGTGCTGCCGAGGTTTTGTCGGGCGGACCTGGAATCTTTTTACGTCATCCTCCCCTTGTGCTGCAGAACGGTGACTGGCTGCTGCCGGCTTATTATTGCAAGCTCGAAGGACACTATAGTGTCGTATTGATCAGCTCCAATCAAGGAGCAACTTGGCACGAATACGAAGTTCCCGGCAGCACACACCGCGTACAGATGAACGTAGTGGAACTCCAGGACGGAACACTCTATGCGATGTTTCGCAGCCGGCAGGCGGACCGGATCTACACCAGCATTTCACATGATAACGGAAAGAGCTGGTCGGTCCCGGCCAAAAGCGATCTGCCGAATAACAATTCATCTATGCAATTGATTACATTGCAGAATGGCCACTTGGCATTGATTTATAACAATTCAACAATGGAACGCGATCAATTCCGATGGGTTCAAAGAAAAGGGGAATTCCGCAAAAAACCGCTGCGCACGCCCCTCACTGTTTCTATATCGGAAGATCAAGGGAAGACCTGGCCCCACTTCAGAAACGTACAGATGGCGGATCTGGAATATAAAGACAGCGAAATTGGATATTCCTATCCTTCCATTATTGCAGCTCGAGACGGAAGCATACATCTTGCTTTTTCTTATCTTCGTAAAGGTATCAAATATGTTCGTTTGCCGGAACAATGGATAAAAGAGTGGCAATAG
- a CDS encoding carbohydrate ABC transporter permease, protein MVAHAKIRKNKLMAALRTLWEYRVSYLFIAPFLICFIIFILLPVLSALALSFTYYNAIEAPHFIGWDNFRNMLSQDLILIKYALPNTLSFSLIVGSGGYMCAFMLAWLISILPGVYRKWFTLAMYTPSLASLVAMSIIWTPMLSSDRIGYLNSFLLKMNLISEPVAWVTSEEHLMTSMVVVSLWKSMGIGFLGMLAGILNVNPELYEAGRLDGIRSRLEEVWYITIPSTKPQMLFGAVMAIVGAVQMSTIGTALSGMNPTPEYAGHMITTHIDDYAFKRFELGYATALTVCLLTIVYLAQKLSWKLFGTKEDE, encoded by the coding sequence ATGGTAGCTCATGCCAAAATTCGTAAAAACAAACTCATGGCAGCTCTGCGAACGTTATGGGAATACCGCGTCTCGTATTTATTCATAGCTCCGTTCCTGATCTGTTTCATCATATTCATTTTACTTCCGGTATTGTCCGCTTTAGCGCTCAGCTTTACCTATTATAATGCCATCGAAGCGCCCCATTTTATTGGTTGGGACAATTTCCGTAACATGCTTTCTCAGGACTTAATCCTTATCAAATATGCGCTGCCGAATACACTTTCGTTTTCTCTGATTGTCGGGTCAGGCGGATATATGTGCGCCTTTATGCTCGCTTGGCTCATCTCCATCTTGCCGGGCGTGTACCGCAAATGGTTTACGCTAGCGATGTATACACCATCGTTAGCGAGTCTGGTCGCAATGAGCATTATTTGGACGCCGATGCTCTCCAGCGACAGAATCGGTTATCTGAACAGTTTTTTGCTGAAGATGAACTTGATCAGCGAACCGGTGGCATGGGTAACAAGTGAAGAGCATTTGATGACTTCCATGGTCGTAGTCTCTCTGTGGAAAAGCATGGGGATCGGTTTCCTCGGCATGTTGGCCGGAATCTTGAATGTGAATCCAGAGTTGTATGAGGCGGGGAGATTGGATGGCATACGAAGCCGGTTGGAGGAAGTATGGTACATCACGATCCCATCCACAAAACCGCAAATGCTGTTTGGCGCAGTCATGGCTATCGTCGGAGCGGTCCAAATGTCTACGATCGGAACAGCGTTATCCGGTATGAATCCGACGCCTGAATACGCAGGGCATATGATTACGACTCATATTGACGATTATGCCTTCAAACGGTTTGAGCTGGGATATGCAACTGCGTTGACCGTTTGTCTGCTGACAATCGTATACCTTGCCCAAAAACTGAGCTGGAAGCTCTTCGGTACGAAGGAGGACGAATAA
- a CDS encoding MGH1-like glycoside hydrolase domain-containing protein, with protein MINDIHEMERVGLCGLSTHWSINCKRAGKRFAHPGSMLLGSTGARLWADYLDPLPGFSGRFDFIHKVNIPLLFQIHNNLTESLEPCRSDWFPSHLHMEFMDHRLTFSERKFISWNDCAVSVQTWTNHSGKDLVLQLKAPFHDRCDRHLQGHFKIDHYSFDIAGAIAVSEPLLYTGLLVKSGESVSFIAAAAFGISGLDDLDLLKTRASAYAEGGLTADQLIHKQKEEYQQWFDLTPVFGSSDPLLDKTWLYRWFLLRHNLADPQYGNLTHPLFYEGRSHKKSKQPFSKGGWEFSKLINLSVPLHIMDARWYQDPVYSEGPLRNMAASPGEDGQFSCMTVDTVMHAFASFSCWAAYQLFLVHRNFDTIAELLPSMKRQILECNRIHGNESDYLMIEYKHTRTGKEYQPSYWFFHDFPKNPKDKTTYTHLKRVDRSVYHYLNTCAIAHVCKVTGDPEAELYDQMAENIKHDVLEKMWDEKTQFFYDLHYQTDEKAFVKNIVGFYPGWAQMIDDRYNGLMEHLLDVREFNTKCPFPTVSADCPAYSKEGGWMGHFVKGRNGCVWNGPAWPYTNSITLDALAKESKRTNHQYDQQFAYFLREYSFLHFMKRDLSQPGIVEHYNSATGEPLSDEQEYNHSFYIDLIISHVAGLSIEPDRIVLDPIDNGLDYFYLDRVKAAGLDIRITYRNPNVHCEHPELEEGYRLYVNNKLVFSNDTLCRIELPIQELSRT; from the coding sequence TTGATCAACGATATACACGAAATGGAGAGGGTGGGATTATGCGGGCTGTCAACCCATTGGTCGATCAACTGCAAGCGGGCAGGAAAACGCTTCGCACATCCCGGCTCCATGCTGCTCGGTTCGACGGGAGCAAGGTTGTGGGCAGACTATTTGGATCCTTTACCCGGGTTTTCAGGCAGATTCGATTTTATTCATAAAGTCAATATTCCTTTACTCTTTCAGATACATAACAATTTGACGGAAAGCTTGGAACCTTGTCGGTCCGATTGGTTTCCGAGTCACCTGCATATGGAGTTTATGGACCATCGGCTCACTTTTTCGGAACGTAAATTTATTAGCTGGAACGACTGCGCCGTTTCCGTTCAAACTTGGACCAACCACAGCGGTAAGGATCTCGTGCTGCAATTGAAGGCTCCATTTCACGATAGATGCGATCGTCATTTGCAGGGCCATTTTAAGATCGATCATTACAGTTTTGATATAGCAGGAGCCATCGCAGTGAGCGAGCCGTTACTTTATACGGGACTGCTTGTGAAATCTGGAGAATCGGTTTCGTTCATTGCAGCAGCGGCATTCGGTATTTCCGGTCTGGACGATTTGGACTTGTTAAAAACGCGAGCTTCCGCATACGCAGAGGGCGGTTTGACGGCGGATCAGCTCATTCATAAGCAAAAGGAAGAATATCAGCAATGGTTCGACCTTACCCCCGTGTTTGGAAGCAGCGATCCGCTGCTCGATAAGACCTGGCTCTACCGCTGGTTTCTGCTACGGCACAATTTGGCGGATCCTCAGTACGGGAATTTGACCCATCCGTTGTTCTACGAAGGTAGGTCGCATAAGAAAAGCAAGCAACCGTTCAGCAAGGGAGGCTGGGAGTTTAGCAAACTTATTAATTTATCGGTACCGCTGCATATCATGGATGCGAGATGGTACCAGGATCCGGTATACAGTGAGGGACCTTTGCGCAATATGGCGGCATCTCCCGGAGAAGACGGGCAATTCAGCTGTATGACGGTCGATACGGTCATGCATGCATTCGCTAGCTTCTCTTGCTGGGCTGCGTATCAACTTTTCCTGGTGCATCGCAATTTCGATACAATCGCCGAGCTGCTGCCTTCCATGAAGCGTCAAATATTGGAGTGTAACCGCATTCATGGGAACGAGAGCGACTATTTGATGATCGAATACAAGCATACGCGAACTGGTAAAGAGTACCAGCCTAGTTATTGGTTTTTTCACGACTTTCCCAAAAATCCGAAAGATAAAACAACCTACACACATCTGAAAAGAGTGGATCGAAGCGTTTATCATTATTTGAACACTTGCGCAATCGCACACGTGTGCAAAGTTACCGGGGACCCGGAAGCGGAACTTTATGATCAGATGGCCGAGAACATCAAACATGACGTTCTGGAAAAAATGTGGGATGAGAAGACTCAGTTTTTTTACGACCTTCACTATCAGACCGATGAGAAAGCGTTCGTGAAAAATATTGTTGGCTTTTATCCCGGATGGGCGCAAATGATTGATGATCGTTATAACGGGTTGATGGAGCATTTACTGGATGTACGCGAGTTCAATACAAAATGTCCGTTCCCAACCGTTTCCGCCGATTGCCCTGCTTATTCCAAAGAAGGAGGCTGGATGGGGCATTTTGTCAAAGGCCGCAACGGCTGCGTATGGAACGGTCCTGCTTGGCCTTACACGAATTCGATTACGTTAGATGCTCTCGCTAAGGAGAGCAAGCGCACAAATCACCAATATGATCAGCAATTTGCCTACTTTTTACGTGAGTATTCATTTCTTCACTTTATGAAACGAGATCTCAGCCAGCCTGGTATTGTCGAGCATTACAACAGTGCCACGGGCGAACCGCTCAGCGATGAACAGGAATACAATCATTCGTTCTATATTGATCTAATCATTTCACATGTGGCTGGCTTAAGCATTGAGCCGGATCGGATCGTGTTGGATCCTATCGATAACGGATTGGATTACTTTTATCTGGACCGTGTAAAAGCAGCCGGTCTGGACATTCGGATCACATACAGAAACCCGAATGTACACTGTGAACACCCTGAACTTGAAGAAGGTTACCGGTTGTACGTGAACAACAAGCTCGTTTTCTCAAACGACACGCTATGCCGCATAGAACTTCCGATTCAAGAACTGTCTCGAACTTGA
- a CDS encoding ABC transporter substrate-binding protein — protein sequence MRVTQAPIVPIVDEMNNAMETLIKLSADLRTLTGGVDDINRTWDLKKDLPGFVEQLEELNNKLTATRELLIKVNGRPDAISQGLVTVSKDIETLLKYPDEIPYDAGRLNKLQGKLADLAKQLSSQPLQLDRFFIVPANQSFPKMEATISEKIEGSIINFFNSFVSSKKSDQEDGQVLNVWMNRGRDYVNLLQNMADESFTPQTGIKVKVNLLKDDKLLLLMNAAGIAPDVGIGLPHDTPFDYAIRNGVYNLKQFPDFEEMYDQFAPGSWMPYYYDGGYYAVPETQAFSVMFYRKDILKNLGLSVPDTWDDVYRMLPILQQNEMNFTPVEHSIFLQMHGLEYYKQDGSRTGLSSEKSFEAFKAWTELQNKYGIDQRSDNFVQHFRDGSYPIGIADLNAYLQLSVAAPELNGVWGVAPIPGVKQEDGTVVRWTGGNGGDQFASAIFKHTKKPQESWEFLKWWMSADVQEKYGTDLETLNGVTFRWYTANVDAFVKLPWKEEDLQSILEQWRWFREVAKVPGSYYMEREIKNAWTRTVIGGENYRTSLETAIKEVDREVQRKMQEFHFIDANGKLVRSLNLPVITKPWGGVDKYVEK from the coding sequence ATGCGTGTTACACAGGCTCCGATCGTTCCAATCGTCGATGAAATGAATAATGCGATGGAAACATTGATTAAGCTGTCGGCTGATTTACGCACATTAACTGGCGGTGTCGACGATATAAACAGGACCTGGGATCTTAAAAAAGATTTGCCCGGCTTTGTTGAACAATTGGAGGAATTGAATAACAAGCTTACAGCAACAAGAGAGCTATTGATTAAGGTCAATGGAAGACCTGATGCGATATCCCAGGGGCTGGTCACTGTAAGCAAAGATATCGAAACGCTTTTAAAATATCCGGATGAAATTCCGTATGATGCAGGCCGTTTGAATAAGTTGCAAGGCAAATTGGCGGATCTGGCCAAGCAACTCAGTTCCCAGCCTCTTCAGTTGGACCGGTTCTTTATTGTTCCGGCTAACCAATCGTTTCCTAAGATGGAAGCGACGATTAGCGAAAAGATTGAAGGGTCGATCATCAATTTTTTCAATTCTTTTGTATCAAGCAAGAAATCCGATCAAGAAGACGGACAAGTGCTTAATGTGTGGATGAACCGCGGGCGGGACTACGTGAACTTGCTTCAAAATATGGCGGATGAATCATTTACCCCGCAAACGGGAATCAAAGTGAAAGTGAATCTTCTCAAGGACGATAAACTTCTCTTATTAATGAATGCTGCTGGTATTGCTCCCGACGTCGGGATCGGGCTGCCTCATGATACGCCGTTCGATTATGCGATTCGCAACGGGGTTTACAATCTCAAACAATTTCCGGATTTTGAGGAAATGTACGACCAGTTTGCTCCGGGTTCATGGATGCCTTACTACTATGATGGAGGATATTACGCCGTACCCGAAACTCAGGCGTTCTCGGTCATGTTTTACCGTAAGGATATTCTAAAAAATCTTGGATTAAGCGTTCCGGATACCTGGGATGACGTATATCGGATGCTGCCTATTCTTCAACAGAATGAAATGAACTTTACACCGGTTGAGCACAGCATATTTTTGCAGATGCACGGACTCGAATATTATAAGCAGGATGGATCCAGAACGGGCTTAAGTTCGGAGAAAAGCTTTGAAGCGTTCAAAGCATGGACTGAACTGCAAAACAAATACGGCATTGATCAAAGAAGCGATAATTTTGTCCAGCATTTCCGGGACGGATCGTATCCGATTGGTATAGCCGATTTGAATGCCTATCTTCAATTGAGCGTTGCGGCGCCGGAGCTGAACGGTGTGTGGGGAGTTGCGCCTATTCCCGGAGTGAAGCAGGAAGATGGGACTGTCGTACGGTGGACCGGCGGTAATGGCGGGGATCAGTTCGCATCAGCGATTTTTAAGCATACGAAGAAGCCTCAGGAAAGCTGGGAATTCCTTAAATGGTGGATGTCCGCAGACGTGCAAGAAAAGTATGGGACTGATTTGGAAACCCTTAACGGTGTGACGTTCCGTTGGTATACAGCTAATGTCGATGCGTTTGTGAAGCTGCCATGGAAGGAAGAGGACTTACAGTCCATATTGGAACAGTGGAGATGGTTCCGGGAAGTTGCGAAAGTACCCGGCAGCTATTATATGGAACGGGAGATCAAGAATGCATGGACCCGAACTGTGATCGGCGGGGAAAACTATCGGACATCGCTTGAGACTGCCATTAAAGAAGTTGATCGGGAAGTGCAAAGGAAAATGCAAGAGTTTCATTTTATCGATGCGAATGGAAAGCTTGTGCGATCATTGAATTTACCTGTCATTACAAAACCGTGGGGAGGGGTGGATAAATATGTTGAAAAGTAA
- a CDS encoding cupin domain-containing protein has product MDGRIGHLSGELFFENKLDIFLNRELESFTTQQHTHDFVEISFVGEGCGYHYIEDQVISVKQGDLFVIPIGTSHVFRPSSPKQDKMLVIYNCIFREDLLEKWKPLMQQDSVTYHAIHDPANCSERWLHFQDKHDTFSSIMHNMYREYLKKALASRLL; this is encoded by the coding sequence ATGGATGGGAGAATCGGCCATTTAAGCGGCGAATTATTTTTTGAGAATAAATTGGATATTTTCTTGAATCGAGAGTTGGAATCGTTTACAACTCAGCAGCACACTCACGATTTCGTAGAAATCAGCTTTGTAGGAGAAGGCTGCGGTTATCATTACATCGAGGATCAAGTTATATCCGTAAAGCAGGGAGATTTGTTCGTCATACCGATTGGTACGTCACACGTGTTTCGTCCCTCCTCTCCAAAGCAAGATAAAATGCTCGTCATCTATAATTGTATCTTCCGCGAAGATTTGCTTGAGAAGTGGAAGCCCTTGATGCAGCAAGACTCCGTGACGTATCACGCCATCCATGATCCGGCCAATTGTTCCGAGCGTTGGCTGCACTTTCAGGACAAGCACGATACTTTTTCATCGATTATGCATAATATGTACAGGGAATATTTGAAAAAAGCGCTGGCTTCGAGACTGTTATAA
- a CDS encoding carbohydrate-binding protein produces MALESITFKAPDPIADYKTVREGLPKDAASAQSDPIVIEAEQVQWKNDSSITLAFDNDIANSPYVRGKISYNTIDGNHWSTNNQEISWGFDVPETGFYKIAMREQQSFVSNRSSFRSILINGKVPFSELTAYRFPYDSGWKGTALADEQGTPYEFYLQKGVTRFRCVLHRLRSFQSSMK; encoded by the coding sequence ATGGCGCTTGAATCGATCACCTTCAAGGCGCCTGACCCTATAGCGGATTACAAAACCGTAAGAGAAGGACTGCCGAAGGATGCAGCGTCCGCACAAAGCGATCCGATTGTGATTGAAGCGGAACAAGTGCAATGGAAGAACGATTCTTCAATCACGCTTGCTTTCGATAATGATATTGCCAACTCCCCATATGTACGGGGGAAAATCAGCTACAACACGATCGATGGCAACCACTGGTCGACGAATAACCAGGAAATCAGTTGGGGGTTTGATGTTCCGGAAACCGGATTTTACAAAATAGCAATGCGCGAGCAGCAGTCTTTTGTGTCTAACCGGTCATCGTTTCGTTCGATTTTGATTAATGGCAAAGTGCCTTTTTCCGAGCTGACTGCTTACCGATTCCCTTATGATTCGGGATGGAAAGGAACGGCGCTTGCCGACGAGCAAGGTACACCTTATGAGTTTTATTTGCAAAAAGGAGTAACACGATTTCGATGCGTGTTACACAGGCTCCGATCGTTCCAATCGTCGATGAAATGA
- a CDS encoding carbohydrate-binding protein, translating into MKALFRTRAWMSFILAILCALGPALSVLADNHNVLSKETSKAAGTGDLSQLSKELVPNYAKVLEEWKKKGVDANHSESFTISGSTIAAKSDNAHTAIDSYQGKDGVLVWSAKGDEWIEYDLNVTSGGLYAIEMSYHPFVDSRDRKPIALSLTVDGSTPFMESKSIELYRHWKDKLPIRKDDNGDEIRPAADDISGWLTWELRDMSGAYTDPLLWNLSPGSTKSGCPAVIRWRLNRSPSRRLTL; encoded by the coding sequence TTGAAAGCATTATTTCGAACACGGGCGTGGATGTCCTTCATATTGGCCATATTATGTGCGTTGGGCCCGGCTTTATCCGTACTGGCTGACAATCATAACGTCCTGTCTAAAGAAACATCCAAGGCCGCCGGTACCGGTGATTTATCACAATTATCCAAAGAGCTAGTACCCAACTACGCTAAAGTGCTTGAAGAGTGGAAAAAGAAAGGCGTTGATGCTAATCATAGCGAAAGCTTCACGATATCCGGATCAACCATTGCCGCTAAATCGGACAACGCCCACACGGCTATAGATTCCTATCAGGGCAAAGACGGCGTATTGGTCTGGAGCGCCAAAGGCGACGAATGGATCGAGTACGATTTGAATGTAACAAGCGGCGGGCTCTATGCCATAGAAATGTCCTATCATCCATTCGTGGACTCGAGAGACCGTAAGCCGATTGCACTGAGCCTGACTGTGGATGGATCAACTCCATTCATGGAGTCCAAGTCGATCGAACTTTATCGTCATTGGAAGGATAAGCTTCCGATCCGAAAAGACGACAACGGCGACGAAATACGCCCGGCAGCTGACGACATATCCGGTTGGCTTACGTGGGAATTGCGCGATATGTCCGGGGCGTACACGGATCCGCTGTTATGGAATTTGAGTCCAGGAAGCACAAAATCCGGCTGTCCGGCAGTGATCCGATGGCGCTTGAATCGATCACCTTCAAGGCGCCTGACCCTATAG